From one Montipora capricornis isolate CH-2021 chromosome 10, ASM3666992v2, whole genome shotgun sequence genomic stretch:
- the LOC138021102 gene encoding uncharacterized protein, producing MDTIHTAVEMMTPGCYMCSVDLKSAYYSVAIAPSDQKYLKFSWRGKLYQFTCFPNGLAFCPRKFTKLLKPVYSTLRNLGHLSVAYIDDSYLQADTYELCVHNVIDTLSLFHQLGFVIHPDKSVLIPTQRLTFLGFVLDSQSMTVALTGEQAVKVKEACQQLLQEKAITIREVAKVLGLLTSSLPGVLYGPLHYRSLEMDKTQALKSNQGNFDSIMALSGEAVADLQWWINSVEETSKPVKQRETQITMTADASKEGWGCSVEGTPSGGSWTHHEAQYHINYLETKAVFLALQAFSHEVSGKCVSMLVDNTTAVSCINQMGTCHSKEINSIEKGHPVTGIQTGGIPPAAQDPHAPRVPLVRELLTSQGLSASTASVILQGWRAGTRKQYASYLKRWELYCGERKIDPLSASVIQGVNFLSELYQKHQLSYSALNTARSALSPIIVPSGGGTFGSHPLVTRFLRGVFNTRPSLPRYQEIWDISIVFTYLKSLHPPEKLTLKDLTMKTTMLVASLSGQRCQTIHALDVNNMVLTKDRCTFYIQELLKTSRPGKHFGKLELRAYHPDNRLCVVTFLEEYVRRTKPLRCSSSLFISYQKPHDSVTTDTVGRWLRKVLENSGLDVRKYGAHSTRAASTSAAKTVNISIQSIMDAAGWSNAETFRKFYDKPMDTEAGSFGTELLHAIDA from the exons atggatacTATACACACAGCTGTCGAAATGATGACACCAGGATGCTACATGTGTTCAGTTGATCTTAAATCCGCTTATTATTCTGTTGCCATTGCACCGTCAgatcaaaaatatttgaagttctCATGGCGTGGAAAACTCTACCAGTTTACTTgctttccaaatggtctggcaTTCTGTCCAAGAAAATTCACAAAACTCCTCAAGCCTGTATACTCGACACTGAGAAACCTTGGGCATCTTTCTGTGGCATATATAGATGACTCATATTTGCAAGCTGATACCTATGAACTGTGTGTACACAATGTAATTGACACATTATCTCTATTTCACCAACTTGGGTTTGTTATACACCCAGATAAATCTGTCCTAATCCCCACCCAGAGACTCACCTTTCTCGGGTTTGTCCTAGACTCCCAGTCTATGACTGTGGCTCTTACCGGGGAACAAGCTGTCAAAGTGAAGGAGGCTTGTCAACAGCTTCTACAAGAAAAAGCCATTACCATTCGGGAAGTGGCAAAAGTGTTGGGGCTTTTGACTTCTAGTTTACCAGGGGTGCTCTATGGGCCCCTTCACTACAGGTCCCTTGAGATGGACAAAACTCAGGCCCTAAAATCCAATCAGGGTAATTTTGATAGCATAATGGCCTTATCTGGTGAGGCAGTTGCAGACCTTCAATGGTGGATAAATTCTGTAGAAGAAACCTCCAAACCAGTTAAGCAGAGAGAAACCCAGATCACCATGACAGCCGATGCTTCAAAAGAGGGGTGGGGGTGCTCTGTGGAGGGTACCCCTAGCGGGGGCTCATGGACACACCATGAAGCCCAATATCACATAAACTATCTTGAGACTAAAGCTGTTTTCTTGGCATTACAGGCTTTTTCTCATGAAGTGTCTGGGAAATGTGTTAGCATGTTAGTAGACAATACAACAGCAGTGTCCTGTATCAATCAAATGGGAACTTGCCACTCCAAGGAAATCAATAGCATA GAGAAAGGACACCCTGTTACTGGCATCCAAACCGGAGGAATCCCACCCGCTGCACAAGACCCTCACGCTCCTAGGGTGCCACTTGTCAGGGAACTCCTTACTAGTCAAGGACTTTCAGCGTCAACTGCCAGCGTCATCCTCCAAGGGTGGAGAGCGGGCACTCGGAAACAGTATGCGTCGTACCTCAAGCGATGGGAATTGTACTGTGGTGAACGGAAAATTGATCCACTTTCTGCGTCTGTAATTCAAGGTGTGAACTTTCTTAGTGAACTTTACCAGAAGCACCAGCTTTCTTATAGTGCCCTTAACACAGCTCGGTCTGCACTCTCACCTATTATTGTCCCGTCCGGAGGAGGTACGTTTGGTAGCCACCCACTGGTGACCAGGTTTCTTCGAGGTGTATTTAATACACGCCCTTCACTTCCAAGGTATCAGGAAATCTGGGACATTTCCATCGTTTTTACGTACTTAAAGTCTCTTCACCCGCCTGAGAAGCTTACACTAAAGGACCTTACCATGAAAACTACTATGTTGGTGGCATCACTATCTGGTCAACGTTGCCAGACAATTCATGCTTTGGATGTTAATAATATGGTCTTGACGAAGGATCGTTGTACATTTTACATACAAGAACTTCTTAAGACATCAAGACCAGGCAAACATTTTGGTAAATTGGAGCTACGGGCGTATCATCCAGATAACCGCTTATGTGTTGTTACCTTTCTTGAAGAATATGTTAGGCGCACCAAACCTTTGCGGTGCAGTTCCAGTTTGTTTATTAGCTACCAAAAGCCACATGATTCTGTCACTACTGACACCGTGGGCAGATGGCTCAGGAAAGTCCTCGAGAACTCTGGTCTAGACGTCCGTAAATATGGAGCCCACAGTACAAGAGCGGCTTCTACTTCTGCTGCCAAAACTGTCAACATATCTATCCAGAGTATAATGGATGCGGCAGGATGGTCAAATGCAGAGACCTTTAGGAAGTTCTATGACAAACCCATGGACACTGAGGCTGGCTCTTTTGGAACTGAACTATTGCATGCAATAGATGCTTGA